From one Lycium ferocissimum isolate CSIRO_LF1 chromosome 5, AGI_CSIRO_Lferr_CH_V1, whole genome shotgun sequence genomic stretch:
- the LOC132058438 gene encoding uncharacterized protein LOC132058438: MYLGSIMQGSGEIDDDVTHRIGGGWMKWRLASRVLCDKKVTPQLKGKFYKVVVRPTMLYGAECWPVKISHVQKMKVAEMRILRWMCGHTRSDRIRNEAIRDKVGVASVEDKMREARLRWFGHVKRRDTDAPMRRCERLAMDGFRRGRSRLKKYWGEVIRQDMAQLQLTEDMTLDRRVWRTQIRVEG; this comes from the coding sequence atgtatcttgggtctattatgcAAGGCAgcggggagattgacgatgatgtcacacatcgtattgggggagggtggatgaaatggaggctcgcttctAGAGTGCTATGTGACAAGAAGGTGACACcacaacttaagggcaagttctataaagtggtggttagaccgactatgttgtatggggcagagtgttggccagttaagatctctcacgttcaaaagatgaaagttgccgagatgagaatattgagatggatgtgtgggcacaccaggagtgacaggattaggaatgaggctattcgagacaaggtgggagtggcctcggtggaagacaagatgcgggaagcgagactgagatggtttgggcatgtgaagaggagagacacagatgccccaatgcggaggtgtgagaggttggccatggatggtttcagaagaggtaggaGTAGgctgaagaagtattggggagaggtaatTAGACAGGATATGGCGCAGttacagcttaccgaggacatgaccttagataggagggtttggaggacccagattagggtagaaggctag
- the LOC132058439 gene encoding pectinesterase inhibitor-like has product MANSLSPSLFSLTFVFLLVVSLFEIVRNVEADILDDVCPKTINPQLCFQVLKNDPYVYKGDIQNLLSIALSIAQDNTTSTYNLVQSLIQQPITDPKVKTQLTNCLNNYKDAGDKLESCNDLLRTADYRKISLLASGALNDSRTCDQGFGQSPAQLKQLSQTVQEFSNLVFVIAYDLK; this is encoded by the coding sequence ATGGCAAACTCTTTGTCCCCTTCATTGTTCTCTCTCACTTTTGTGTTTCTTTTAGTAGTATCACTGTTTGAAATTGTTAGAAATGTGGAGGCGGACATACTTGATGATGTTTGTCCAAAGACCATAAATCCTCAACTATGTTTTCAAGTTCTTAAGAACGATCCTTACGTTTACAAAGGAGACATTCAAAACCTTCTATCTATTGCACTTTCTATAGCACAAGACAATACCACATCCACCTACAACTTGGTTCAATCACTTATTCAACAACCCATCACAGATCCCAAGGTGAAAACCCAACTCACCAATTGTTTGAACAATTACAAGGATGCAGGTGATAAACTTGAAAGTTGCAATGATTTGCTTAGGACTGCTGATTATAGAAAGATAAGTTTGTTGGCTTCTGGTGCTTTGAATGATTCTCGTACTTGCGACCAAGGTTTTGGGCAATCACCAGCCCAGCTTAAACAACTAAGCCAGACGGTCCAAGAATTCTCCAATCTTGTTTTTGTTATTGCCTATGATCTCAAATAG